Genomic DNA from Salvia miltiorrhiza cultivar Shanhuang (shh) chromosome 1, IMPLAD_Smil_shh, whole genome shotgun sequence:
GGGATTTTGTGTTTACTTTGTATGGCTCTGCCAGATAGCTGGAAGTTTACATTGCAATCTGTGGTTGCTCGTTCAACCACAAAAGCATAATATATGGCACTTACTGAAGTTGTTAAAAGAAGGAATTTGGTTGAAAGAAATACTACAAGAGCTAGGTGTTGAGCATGAATCAATTACCGTTTTGTGTGATAGTCAAAAGTGTTATTCATCTATTTAAGCATAAGGTTTTTCGTGAATGGTCTAAACTAGGGGTGGTAAAACGgttccggttaatcggttttaaccgtaaccgaaccggaaaaatcggttttcggttaaccgataaccggtttttaccggttcggttcggttatcggttagtgtgttcatcactaatcggttaatcggtttaaccgatcgattaaccggtttattttatattaaattaattaatttatattttaatattttaatttaaataatacattaatatttcaagtatctataaaaaaatttgttctaaattatcataagttatgaattggtgCAGTGGATAAAACCTTATTTCTTATTTCAAAGGTCAAGAGTTCAAATCTTATTGCACACATtctacaaatttgaatttttttttaaaaaatccggttaattcggttaaccggttaaccgattaaccgaattaaccggttacATTCGGACAAATTGAGAAATTCGTGGATTAATCGGTTTGGCaaccggaccggttaatcggttaaccggtccAATAATCgattcggttatcggttaggaAAATGGCCCTTAACCGGTTTTGGTTAACcggtaaaccggttcggttaaaaccgaaccgaccgactTACCAGCCCTAGTCTAAACATATAGATGCTAGACTGCACTTTGTGAGAGATATAGTTGAAAGTGGTATTGTGAAGATTATAAAGATTTCAACCGAAGAGAATGCCTCTGCTATGTTGACAAAAGGTCTGCTTATTGCTATGTTTAAGAAGTGTCGTGGAATGATTGGTATGGGCTCTCTTGAGGAGAGCACATTGGTGTTACACAATAGAATTGATGAGTGATTGAAAAGGAACTGAAGAAGAAAAATTGTGCAGCCAAAGTTGAGAATTGTGAAGAATATGTCTGTTTTGTATAGTAATTAGTTGTGCATGACGGACTTAATTCTATGGAATATCAGTTTGTTCGAGGGAATCACTGCAATATGCATGAAAGAGTTTGTTATAGCAATCTATGCAGCAATTTATCAACTCGATTCTATGTTACTTTCTCCAACGACTTGAGCCAGCTTAAGTTCGGTATATGATATTGTTGGTTAGATTGCAACGGAGAGTTTCACATAGCaagaggaaaagaaagagagttAGAAAGCAGTAGTCTTGATAGGCTTATACGCTGCAACTCCTTTTGTTTTTGAGGATTTGTGTATTCTTTCTTGAGTCATAGTAGTGAATCTTGATTTTTCTTTCATGGACGTAGATCAAAAGATCCAACCACGTAAATATCGCGTTCTTGTTTTTcattcttttcatttgattctATAAACCACAAATCATCAATGGCTTTGTTAAAGTTGTCTAACTCATAGCATGAACTTTAAAACATTAATTTCTCTATTATTAAGCCAATATACACACGatcattatttattaaaatatcaaATAAATACTCTTTTTGTTCTACTTGACTTtgcctacttttttttttaggttGTTCCGTTCATTTTAGGTTCTTTTTTGGataatcaattttcattataataaatatgggctCACATACTTTTACACACTTTATgctatatttttcattttctaaataAATGTACTGAAAAGAATTAAGCTAAGCGAGGTGAGGGAGGGTGTATagttttttagaaaaataaaattaagaaatttgtaAGTATTGAAAAATCGAAATTTATGGTTTTAAGTAATCAAATATTTCTCCATTTCCATCATTTTGTCGCCCCACAAGAATCGTAAAGAGAGAAAAGCAACTTTCAAATGCTGCGCTGCCGGCGGGGACTATAAGCAGAAAACTGAAGAGAGCGAGAGAGGGCTGCGCTAGAATGAGCAGAAGGTTGCTCAAACCTGCTCTAATTTCTCCAACACCATTGATAAACTCACTAAAACCCTTCTACAGATTCTTCAATGCCGACGACAATATCGAAGGACTAACAGCCGCAGACGGCAATCTCCAAGGATTATTATCGGACAGCGAAATCCGCCACTCCACTAACGCACCTCAACACTCTCAGCCTCAGCTTCTCTCATTTCTCAAGGAATCCATCTCTGTCGCCAAAGCTGAAGTCTTTGAGTCCGGTAAGTGCTCAACCGATGCTTTATCAATAATAAATACAATCAAGAACAACAATGATGGGTTGGGAGAGGAATCCCAGAAATTTCTAAGGAAGTTTAGGGAGAAACTCGATGAGAATTTGGTGGTTGATGTGTTGAGAAACGTGCAAAACCGAGAATTGGGCGTTAGGTTCTTCATGTGGGCTGGGAGGCAGATAGGGTATAGTCACAATGCCGCTGTTTACGATGCTTTGCTGGAGTTATTAAGCGGCGGTGGGGGCGAGAGAGTGGGTGATCGTTTTCTGCTCGAGATAAAGGGGGATGATGGGGAAGTGCTGGGGAGATTGCTGAATGTACTGATTAGGAAGTGTTGCCGTAGTGGGATGTGGAATTTGGCACTTGAGGAGTTGGGGAGGCTCAAGGATTTCGGATATAAGCCATCTAGGGTGACATACAACGCACTGGTACGCGTGTTCTTGGAGGCTGGTAAGCTGGATACAGCTTTGCTGCTTCACAGGGAGATGTTGAATTTGGGGTTTAAGATGGACATGCATATATTGGGTTGCTTTGTGCACTTCTTATGCAAAATAGGTAAATGGAGAGAGGCATTAACTTTGATTGAGACAGAAGAAATTCAGCCTGATACTTTGTTGTATACCAAAATGATAATGGGGTTATGTGAGGGCTCTCTCTTTGAAGAGGCTATGGAGTTCTTGCATAGGATGCGGGTGAATTCATGTTTCCCTAACGTCGTGACATATAGGGTTTTGCTTTGTGGGTGTCTGAATAAGGGGAAGCTGGGGAGGTGTAAGAGAATTCTGAGCATGATGATTGCAGAAGGCTGTTATCCGAGCCCCAAGATATTCTGTTCTCTCGTCCATGCCTACTGCAAATCCGGGGACCATTCCTATGCCTATAAATTATTCAAGAAAATGGTTGATTCTGGTTGTAAACCAGGTTATGTAGTCTATAATATATTGATTGGAAGTATATGCAGTGTTGACAACTTTCCAAGTCCAGACATGTTGGAACTGGCTGAAAAGGCTTACAGTGAGATGCTTGTTGCCCGGGTAGCGTTGAATAGAGTCAATGTCAGCAATTTTTCCCGCTGTCTTTGTGGGGCTGGGAAGTATGAGAAAGCTTATAATGTGATTCGTGAAATGATGGGAAATGGATTTGTTCCAGAAGCTGGCACGTACAATAAAGTCATTGGTTTTTTCTGCGATGCATCAAAAGTAGACAAGGCCCTCTCGTTATTCAGAGAGATGAAAAAGAATGGCGTTGTCCCAAACGTGTACACTTACTCTATTATGATCGATAGGTTCTGTAAAGCTGGCTTGATTCAGCAGGCTCGGTGCTGGTTTGAGGAAATGATGAGGGACGGGTGTGCTCCAACTGTGGTCACGTATACAGCACTTATACATGCTTACCTCAAAGCAAGGAAAATATCCGATGCGAATGAGGTATTTGAGATGATGCTGACGCAAGGTTGCCAACCGAATGTTGTCACTTTTACTGCTTTGATTGACGGATACTGTAAAGCTGGAGATATAGAGAAGGCAGGCGCAATTTATGAAAGAATGAGAGGAAATCCTAATGTCCGTGACATAGATATGTACTTTAGAATTTCGGGTGATAGTAATAATGAACCGAATGTTGTTACGCATGGAGCTCTGGTCGATGGCTTGTGCAAGGTGCATAGGGTCAAAGAGGCCCACAATATTTTAGATGCAATGACGGCTCAAGGCTGTGAGCCGAATCATATAGTTTATGATGCTCTTATTGATGGATTCTGCAAGGTCGGAAAGCTAGATGAAGCACAAGAAGTTTTTGCTAAGATGTCTGAACGCGGATACGCCCCAAATGTTTATACATACAGCTCTATGATCGACAGGCTGTTTAAAGATAAACGCCTCGATCTTGCTTTGAAAGTCTTGGCAAAAATGCTGGAAAGTTCTTGCATGCCTAATGTTGTTACTTATACAGAGATGGTTGATGGTCTTTGTAAAGTGGGGAAGACAGCTGAAGCATACAAACTGATGTTGATGATGGAGGAAAAAGGTTGTAATCCTAATGTCGTTACCTATACAGCCATGATAGATGGCTTTGGGGTTGCTGGAAAAGTGGATAAAAGCCTCGAACTCTTCCAAGAGATGACCAAAAAGGGATGTGCTCCGAATTACATCACATACAGGGTCTTGATAAATCATTGTTGCGGCGTTGGGAGATTGGATGAGGCTTATCAGCTTCTGGAGGAGATGAAACAAACATATTGGCCGAGCCGTTTAGCAAACTATCAGAAGGTTGTAGAAGGCTTCAGCAAGGATTTTATATCGAGTCTTCAGTTAGTGGATGAAATGAGTAACAATGATTCTGTTCCCCTTATCCCAGTTTACAAAGTTTTGATTGATAGCTTTCAGAAGGCTGGAAAATTGGAAATGGCTCTGCAGCTGCATCAAGAGTTTTCGTCTTTGTCTCCATCTTCATCAACTCATAGGAATGTGTGTTCTTCTTTAATCGAGAGCCTGTCAGCTTCAGGCAGAATCGATGAAGCCTTTGAATTATATGCGGACATGATTGGAAAAGGTAATATTCCCGAGTTCGTTGTGCTTGTTGATCTCGTCAAGGGGCTTCTAAAGGTTAACAGATGGGAGGATGCGCTTATTCTTTCAGAAAGCTTGTGTCACATGGTATGCTCTTAGTACTACTACGTTATCTTAATTCCTGTTATTTTTAGTCGATTTCTGTGTTAATTTTCGTTGGATAGCATTGCCATAGGAAATCAATAATAAACCAAGTTATGAAGGAGTAGGAATGATGCTGTTGAACTTCCATCATCTAGTTAGTGGATTATTGCACTCTTAGCTATATTATAGCGATGCATGAAGAAAACGAGAGGCCCTAAAAAGCATTTACACGCTTTATTTCTTCTATCTGTTTGAAAATTACATATTGGCAAATGTATGTTTAATTATGATGTTATTTGTATGTGTTGATCTCTGCAACTTGATCTTGCTTTATAATTGCATAAATTAATTAGCGTGTTTGCATCGATAGGATCAGTTTGAATGATATTGATAGTGTAATAATACAAGGTGGACTGTTAAATCAAAAACcatgtaaaataaaattgtaggTGTGATCTAATAACTCTGTTCATGAATCTAACAGAAGTCAATTGCATAAGGAGATAGTTTAATTTCAAGGACCTATTAGTCCATCAAGTAAACCATACTTGAACGTGTGAGATGTTTGTGAAGAGACATTTACAAACTCCTGCCTGTTAACTTATCGCCTGCCTGCAAAAGTAGACATCACACAATTCATATGTTCGATATCAGAAATCCAAGCTGGCTGCATTATTGGATCATAATGTAGGCTCTCATTTACTAATTTGATCACTGTATCACCTGATGTGAAATAGCAATGCCTTTGTAAATTATGTCCAGTTTTGCAAATCGAATTAGATGCACTTTAATAATTTCTATAAGACCTCCTAATTCTTTGAGTCAAGAAAGGAAAATCAAGAGAAGCTTGTTGCAAATTTGCGATTTTGTATGGAATTTTCTGAGTATTTCAGTTGGTATATAAATATCCCTGTTGACTTACCCACGCAAATATGTACTAGTTCGTTAACATTCGAATAATCTGATTTTTGCTGCAGGATATCCAGTGGTTGCCAAATGAGaacacacaaaaacagagcTAGAGTGGTTTCTTTTTACGTTACTCCTCTCGTTACAATTGGATAGTGAAGAATTTAAGAAATCTTCTCTCATCTGTA
This window encodes:
- the LOC130997605 gene encoding pentatricopeptide repeat-containing protein At1g06710, mitochondrial; amino-acid sequence: MSRRLLKPALISPTPLINSLKPFYRFFNADDNIEGLTAADGNLQGLLSDSEIRHSTNAPQHSQPQLLSFLKESISVAKAEVFESGKCSTDALSIINTIKNNNDGLGEESQKFLRKFREKLDENLVVDVLRNVQNRELGVRFFMWAGRQIGYSHNAAVYDALLELLSGGGGERVGDRFLLEIKGDDGEVLGRLLNVLIRKCCRSGMWNLALEELGRLKDFGYKPSRVTYNALVRVFLEAGKLDTALLLHREMLNLGFKMDMHILGCFVHFLCKIGKWREALTLIETEEIQPDTLLYTKMIMGLCEGSLFEEAMEFLHRMRVNSCFPNVVTYRVLLCGCLNKGKLGRCKRILSMMIAEGCYPSPKIFCSLVHAYCKSGDHSYAYKLFKKMVDSGCKPGYVVYNILIGSICSVDNFPSPDMLELAEKAYSEMLVARVALNRVNVSNFSRCLCGAGKYEKAYNVIREMMGNGFVPEAGTYNKVIGFFCDASKVDKALSLFREMKKNGVVPNVYTYSIMIDRFCKAGLIQQARCWFEEMMRDGCAPTVVTYTALIHAYLKARKISDANEVFEMMLTQGCQPNVVTFTALIDGYCKAGDIEKAGAIYERMRGNPNVRDIDMYFRISGDSNNEPNVVTHGALVDGLCKVHRVKEAHNILDAMTAQGCEPNHIVYDALIDGFCKVGKLDEAQEVFAKMSERGYAPNVYTYSSMIDRLFKDKRLDLALKVLAKMLESSCMPNVVTYTEMVDGLCKVGKTAEAYKLMLMMEEKGCNPNVVTYTAMIDGFGVAGKVDKSLELFQEMTKKGCAPNYITYRVLINHCCGVGRLDEAYQLLEEMKQTYWPSRLANYQKVVEGFSKDFISSLQLVDEMSNNDSVPLIPVYKVLIDSFQKAGKLEMALQLHQEFSSLSPSSSTHRNVCSSLIESLSASGRIDEAFELYADMIGKGNIPEFVVLVDLVKGLLKVNRWEDALILSESLCHMDIQWLPNENTQKQS